The Watersipora subatra chromosome 7, tzWatSuba1.1, whole genome shotgun sequence genomic interval AATTTCTCTTGAATTTCTTCTTATCTTACAAACGTCAAGGGGAATGATTTGTCAAACaccagttattaattattatgttGCTGAGAAAACTGGTGAGAGATGAGATTTCAACTTTTGTAGCACATTTTAAGGTCTATTGCCTTTTCTGTTTCAACTGGTGCATAATAGCATTctgaattttattactaatgttaCCAATTACCAATATTTAAACCCACTTTTGAGTTTATAAAGTAGAGCTAATATCCAATTGCAATTGCATAATTTTCTCAACAACTGCTGTCAACGAACTGTCACTATCTACTTATCAAATAAGATAAATACGTAACAGTTGATTGGTTAGCTATCTTGGTTCATTGATTAGAATTTATTGATTATTTAGGAAAGCACAAGAAAGTGAAACTTACATATGTCTCCGTGTTAACTTTTAATATACACGCAATAGACTCCTCTACTACAGCGATCAACTGGCGAGCATCGCTTTTTAAATGAATAAAGAAACTCTTAAAAACTGATTAtcagaaacattaaaaattgtAATATGTTGTTTCGTCCACTTTTTGCTGCTACCAAATGGTTGAGATTTGATTCATTGCCTAATATCacctgctacatgtatatttgtaggTTATCTACCAGATGGTGCGTTTGAGAGGGTTCATTGTAATTCCGTATTGCACACTCTGAATGACCTGAGTGCCTTTGTAAGCAAAAATGTCTTTTTGTCGGAACTGTGTAAGGTGAGCCTGACAGGCCTCATTACTTAATCAAGAGTAGGAAAAGTTTGCTGAGCCTCAGAAAACCAGTTGAGATATAATACTTCGGACAGCTTATCTGAAAATAAACTTTTGAATTATTGATTTACATGCTGTTTTCTACATGACTAAAACATTTAACTTTGACAATCCGACATTCGGTGGTATAAAACATGTTATCCGACTTATGCTTTACAGCATTATCCATCACCTGACAATATTGAAGAATTAAAGTAGCAAGCCAGATGTGAACTTAAAAAAAATACTAAGTTTATACAAGGTTTATCGAGAGAAGGAAGCAAGTTCATATTTGGTGACAAGGTAAACAAAAACCATGTGTTCCTATGAAATGCAGATTATTTACTGGCTAGTAATATACAATTACCTTGGCGCTACTCACAAATAGTTAGTCTAATGATTATAATATGAAGCAATTTTAGTGACTACTAGTATGGAGTTAACTTACTGACTACTAGTATGGAGTTAACTTAATGACTACTAGTATGGAGTTCCCTTAATGACTACTAGTATGGAGTTCGCTTACTGACTAATAGTAGGAAGTTCGCATACTGACTATTAGTATGGAGTTCATTCAATGACTATTAGTATAGGGGTAACTTACTGACTACTAGTATGGAGTTAACTTACTGACTACTAGTATGGAGTTAACTTACTGACTACTAGTATGGAGTTAACTCGCTGACTAGCTTCACTATTGGTTTGGTAGCCATTAGAACAGAGCTAGTTTAAATACTATACAATGAGGAGGTTAGGCCGGTGATTACGAAATGGATTTAATTCAGTAACTACTAGTGTGGGGCTAGTTAAGTGGTTGCAGGGGCGGATCTAGGAAAAAAAGTGTGTGGTGCataatttatgtaatatatCTAGAGTGTAAGGGGGTGCGCGGGGAGACCCCTTTACTTGGCCCCGCGTTAGcggaactttttgaaatttaggcatcttagaatgaaggagaGATGTGTTTGAGCCGAAAAAAAGTGTAATTAtttatttgcagcaaacaaaaagtttagaggtaaaaattgacattaaatatgattaattaaattggtgttttataatgtttcttatactatgtatatcaagattacatgtaaacagaaaattaacaaacatttgtgcaataaaataaaatcaagacaaaatcaatcacCAAACCTCAACAGCCATTTGGTTTGGCTGTGCAGAAATTAGGTATCATTTCTGCAAActaccataaaaaatgtttcgtaGTATTGGCTACATAAcgatgctattataaaacagacatattagggcatacttttttgaattgttgttttgtCACGAAAGAAATGATCCAAAGTTCGTTCTTGACCTTCcttttgagacattttgcttttaaaattgcttgtagtactCCTTTCGAAAaagttgtggctcaattggagATGTTTATTGGGACCACTCTTATTTGTTTATGagctaaacaaattcaggtcaatgttattaaaactggttcATTATAACGAGCACTACTAGgccgtttttgttcatttcctcccaaagcaagttctcagagaaatgaattgtaatttactcacttcttgatggattttaaatctttttttttaattttttgccatatttatggtggtgcatttgcaccatatgcacCACAGTAGATCTGCCCCGGGTTGCCAGCATGAagttagttttttattattaacatagAAATAGTTGAGTGCAGAATTAATTGACTGACAACTAGCATGGATATAATTCAGTGACTACTGCAAACAGATTGGCTATTTACAAACACTACCATGGAAATAGTTCAGTAGCTACTAGTATAATTAATTCAGAGACTTCGTTTGAAATTGCTTAGTTGAGTTGTTACATAAATTAGATATTtaactacaaaaaattattattaacaatCTGTTCATGCAATAATAAAGTAATTACACCgatgtaacattattattgaTACAATTTTTACCGTTAGAGCAAAACCAAGgaatttacatacatattttgGTTACCATTTCTACTTGAATTTCCTGTTTAATTCCAAAATATACATCTTAATAGCTGTTATTATCATggttatatatagtttacttaGCTAATAAAGATATTCTCACAGGGctcacaaatgtaaaaaaaattctcTCAAGCTTTCTCTAAAGTTATCCTCCAACTTGAAATCGTTGCAGATGACGGCTGCTGATATCACCACGTTCTGCAGTTGGATGCTGATAAAGCTTGTTTTTCCCTGGTCTGAATTTAATAATGACTGGCTGAACAAAGTCATGGAAAACATGGAAACTGATCCCAAGTTTGCCAAATACCTTCAGGATTGACCTGGCGACATCCTTTCTTGAGCAGCCACATAAGGAGATGTACCAAATTGCGCTGCTGAGTCATTGCTGCCTATATGTTAGCCAGAAACATGAGGTCAAGCGAgtgtatttgtttttttatttagtttaacAAGGAAGATTCTTTGAACCTGAACTTGAGGATTTCTTCTTTTATGGAAATTGATTTTTAAACTGATTTAATATACTTGAACCATGCTCAGTCTATTGTACAGGCTTCAAATGAGTCGCATGACCCCTTCATGATCCTCTCTTTTAGATGTCTCAGcagtacatattttataattatgcaAATTACCACGATATCAACCAGTTTCTGTAGCACAGGTCATGTTAGGTGTAAAgtattgtaatatttattactttataaGACCAATTATACTTGGTGTGCTAGAGTGGTATGGAGGatgatgttcaaatagaatGATTCTTGTTTAATGAGAGATGTATACTTACCGAATGCTGCGGAACACAACTCTCAgcattatctacatgtatatatatatttctcaaactaTGTCCGTATGTGTATTCTAGgtttgattgtccggctatagcaattattaaaatagttgtagctggacaacaattcagacgcaaagtcatggcttaccgccaTTAGAAGACTATcttattaagcagcttactagaattttccattggcaatgtgcctggctaaccgcttgaaagttacagttgtttgacaaagttttaaaacctttacagttgtttttatttttctcttaatttacttcaactacacaaaacacttctctcatggtatgtaatttgaaagttagaatgggaaatgttgttatatattaaatgcaaatcaattttctgtccaaagacttttttattactcgggcaacgccgggtagcacagctagtatattcATATAGGGTAAATATTCTTGCACCAGTTGCCTAAACATTAATTAAACAGACAATAACAAAGGCAAAAATAATGGAAAGCACAAAATAAATTGAGGGTAACGAGAAGATTTTTAATGTTACACATGGAAgtttagagattacataatagtGCTAGATTACTTTGGAAgtctatttaataaaatggcttTAAAGTTTGCTATTTATTGTAAACTTATGACCACGTAGAACTGAACCCTCTGAGCTCCTTCATGATTGCTAGCAGCAACACGGAAGAAGTTTAGTGATGACAGCATGGAAGCAATGAGCATCAGCTAAACAAGAGAAACTGATAAAAACCACAActaaatacaagataaaaatactctaCCAATAGTGCGTAAAAACATATTTGTTTATCACCCTCATAGACCTCTACATCGAACGACATGAGAGTAATATTACATTACTCCATACAACGGCAGCTtaaaatttgcaacaagcctGAATACTAACTTCATGTGTTCAGCTGGTGATTCGAACTGAACTTAGAGAGCGCGAAGTTTGAGTTGACCACTAGCGAGCATCGACAAGCCCTAGGGTGCTCACTCTCTTCTATTCGTTCCCAAGGGCTAGTCtgaaatgttataaaatgcaccttttccactgacttacacattaataaaaaactacccTTTATCAATTCATCACCACAGATTGATTGCTCCCTTTTTTGCTCATGAATACCCCTTTCCACTGTGTGGAACTCAATGAGACAGGTTTGACCCCTATCCACTGCACCAAACTAAAAAAACAgccttttttatgaaaacactctAGAGTGTCTGGGCACCAAAAACACTCCTAAATCATGCTTTTTTCGTCGAGCCCTTGGGTATCAATAGAAGAGAGTGAACCCCTGGGTGACAAGCATGGCAGCGTCAAACGCTGTCGGCATCAAACTTATTTGTAAAAGTGTTGCGTAAGCTGTTTAATCAGCAGAGCCATACATAACATTTTCATCCGAGTCGTCAACATTGTTATCACTGGATTATCATGCAGCCTTGACTGCAAATGCAGTGAGGTGAAAGTGATTACCAGAGCTGACCACAGAGAGGCTGCTATCTAAGCTTTTACAGAAAAGAAACTTGAAAAGCTCCAACTCTGTTTGACTGTGTAAAGCTAAAGGGTACACTGTGTATGGCTAGTACGGTCTACCAAGGTAGCTCTGCAAAGCCACTTGATGCAGTGAAACAAACATCTCTAGAATAGATAATCGAATACTACTATAGGGCTGAAAGAATAAAAGTTCATGAACAACAAGTTATAATATTATTCTCTAGTAAATTATGAATTTCAACTCTTTATAAAACGCTTTCATATTCTACAAGCCTATGAATATCAAGCACCCTACCAGTCTTGTACTAGATTAATAAAACTTTAGGGCTTGTCATAActtgcaaagcttatacacttcTATCAGTGAAAAAAGAATGTTTTTCAAGTTTACCCTAACAGTATCAGTGAATTCTATTTGCGGCTCTTTCATCCCCTCGctgcggctccctctgactttggattttttttcatttttccttttttcaccatatgccaagtaattcataaaaataaagaagttttatcactagaGTTTGTaacacaatttaaaaaattgtaactaTGGTAATAAATCAAACATCGTCGCTTGCTATGTGTCATTatttatgcgccaataaaaccGCCAAAATTACACCAGCCGCCACGCCACTTCTGCATTTTTTACCCCGGGTAGGCAAATTTTGGCGAATACTAAGAAAAGAAAAGTGACAGAGGAAAATAGAACAATTAATCCTACGTGAGCTGATTCGTTTGCTTTCACTGCTGGTGAGACTGGTTAACcagtttgcttaatatgtaatgaGAAATTTGCATTTGCCTTACACtcaagttattattagctattttattgttcttttcaaaagtttaattttgttttcttagcagttaaatcattatacatgctaCGCCTTTTCattttatggtgtaaacatggtatacatgtacaagcattaaaagctaaacaaaatgttacatgtagtatttattttttatttatttaaaatatcaaaaggggtttgtggctcccactgcATTATTTTCTGCGGAAATGAgtccaaatggctctttgagtggaaaagATTGCAGACCCCTGGTCTAGGCTGTcataaaaaagaataatttgTCTTAATGTGAACATGAAACCTTTTGAGTAAAAGAAACTGTCCTATATGTAGTACCTTCAAGGTCATTCAAGGTCACAGCTAGGcacgattacaatcaaaaatggGAGGAAGGTGTAAAGATTAGCTACAGACAATTTATAGCAATTTTGCTGGGCAAATAGACGAATGCCATCGTGTATAATTATGTAGAAGTTTAGCAGACCGTAGGTGGGAAACTCTGCCGAACTGCCGTAGTGAGTAGAAATGGCTGAGACAAATTTTTCATCGAGCATCTCTGTGCCAAACCTGAGCACGCGTATGGCAAAGCTGATCAAAAATACTATCATCATGAATATTGCTGTGAACTTGAACCGCGGGTctaaaaatattgcatattatttgatGTAAAGACAACCAGGCAGTAACATATTTGATATATAGCATGGCTGACAGCTTGTTTAGATAGATGATAAGATGGATCATCTGACTAACTGAAAAGATATAGTTAGTTATAGAGATGGTAGAGTTAGTTATAGAGTCTGTAGAGTTAGTTATAGAGACTGTAGAGTGAGTTATAGAGATGGTAGAGTTAGTTATAGAGACGGTAGAGTTAGTTATAGAGACGGCATAGTTAGTTATAGAGACGGTAGAGTTAGTTATAGAGATGGTAGAGTTAGTTATAGGGATGGTAGAGTTAGTTATAGAGATGGTAGAGTTAGTTATAGAGTTGGTAGAGTTATAGTTATAGAGGTGGTAGAGTTAGTTATAGAGACGGCATAGTTAGTTATAGAGACGGTAGAGTTAGTTATAGGGATGGTAGAGTTAGTTATAGAGATGGTAGAGTTAGTTATAGAGACGGTAGAGTTAGTTATAGAGGTGGTGTAGTTAGTTATAAAGATGGTAGAGTTAGTTATAGAGATGGTAGAGTTAGTTATACAGATGGTAGAGTTAGTTATAGAGACGGTAGAGTTAGTTATAGAGACGGTAGAGTTAGTTATAGAGACGGTAGAGTTAGTTATAGAGGTGGTGTAGTTAGTTATAAAGATGGTAGAGTTAGTTATAGAGATGGTAGAGTTAGTTATACAGATGGTAGAGTTAGTTATAGAGACGGTAGAGTTAGTTATAGAGACGGTAGAGTTAGTTATAGAGATGGTAGAGTTAGTTATAGAGACGGTAGAGTTAGTTATAAAGATGGTAGAGTTAGTTATAGAGAAGGTAGAGTTAGTTATAGAGACGGTAGAgttctttttaatatttgaaaatatgtCTACAATATTTTTAAGTAGGGCATATAACCGCTTAAATTGTGTGACAAATTTAGTTTGGAATGGAATAGCAAACCTATTTTACATCATGAAACATATTGCAATGTGACCGCCTGTGTAATTAAATGGTCATTCCTGatataactgttagaaaatacTTTTTTAGCTAACTCATAGACAGCCATTGCATATTTTGCATTCAAACCAGGTGCTAGCCATTCTTTAATGTCTTTCAATACCTGAAAAAAACTTATGGCACTGATAACAAAATGAGATAGCGTTTAAAGAGGTAGTGGTGGATTAAAATTGGCTCTTgtaatacaaatttttttataaatatttgtaccTGAACATAAtccaatttttttctttttgacatTAATACGTATAAAAGTGGCACTTGCTTGCTGAAGCATCTTTGTCTTATGAAGGCATTGATTGTTAGCAGCTGCTCAAAAGGCTTTTTCACACACTTGAAGGTTCCTTCCAAATACAGTGTTCTTGACATTTTAGTTGATCTAGCCGTTAGTGGAAAATATTAAGCGCCTTTCACTATCAATTTGAATGTCCACCCGCGAGAAGTTTTTTGGTATGGCATCAAGTAtaagctaaaaaatattttagatactGTTTTGATGTTCGTGTCACAGTTCGATTACCATATTACATTTTCAGATTACCAACTTCAATTTGCAAAATTAAAAGAGGAGTGAAGTTAGTTTTTCCAAGCAGCAGTACACTCAATAAGATTAATTATTTATAACCGATTTTTTTAATTAAGGCCGGTTATCTTAattctatataaaaattatatatggtAAAATTCTAGACTGACTCACCTCGGAATATTTTAATTTTGGATATTTTGGTCCGCATAtctttcttattttattgtcCATCCTAATTAAATTTCATTTTGAAAGACTGCTGCTGGTTGCACATTTTGTCATAAATTCTTTTAAGTTGTTGTCTATCATCGAGGTAGCACTCGAGAAAGGTTTCAGTTTTGCTTCTTTAATTTATAATATCAGTCAGAGtcatgtacagcatttttataggCTAATCTTTAGTATGAAAAGTTTCAGCCAAACGTTACATTAAATAAGTTTTGAGGATTATTAATGAGATTGAGTGCCTCTATCGTTACTTCTCTTACCTTAGTTATTAAAGCGGTTCGCTCTTGTAGGTATTCTTGTGATAGACACGTGTGTAAGCCAGATACCTTGTGTGCAAATTTAAAACTGTTACTCTGGGTGACCTTAGCTCTGCATTCTTTTCGTTTGCTACAAATCCATTAGACTGCCTTTCTACC includes:
- the LOC137400815 gene encoding hematopoietic prostaglandin D synthase-like, producing MAVKTYKLTYFNLRARREPARTMFTRAGQKFENIRVLPQNWENVKPGYLPDGAFERVHCNSVLHTLNDLSAFVSKNVFLSELCKMTAADITTFCSWMLIKLVFPWSEFNNDWLNKVMENMETDPKFAKYLQD